The following is a genomic window from Phaseolus vulgaris cultivar G19833 chromosome 6, P. vulgaris v2.0, whole genome shotgun sequence.
CTTTTTTAAAATgcatttaaatataataatacgtAACTCAATAATTGGGTAAACAAATCAATCAGATCCATAAAATTTTTGTTGGCATGCCCATGTAGGATCCTCTGTCTCATTGGCATGTTTAgtaatttaatttctatatttATCTAAATTATACGTTTCAATCCTTATATCCATAAATTCTATGGTGTAATAAACATTTTGTTTTATACTTTTGAGTCTCAGTCATTAATTATCAAATAACTTGATAACATCACAAAATCAAAATTGATGATATAAATTCATTGATAATTAATGATCAATATTTTTATCTCTTCCATACATTCTagtaatatatatgtatttgaaataaaatttatatgagaatgataaaagtaaaatttaagtTACCTGATCAGtaataaataatcaaaatttaaaaccaTGTCACTATTTAAAATagtcatataaattttatattttgtttggatgatataattaaaattgagaaaataaaaaattagctggattaaataaaatgaataaaaataaatagaaagtaaaatttattcatttactaatatatttttattttatactttaattatttattttattatactaacaataaaaatattaaaaaattaacaacCTAATAgattatgttaaaatatttataatacataattatcatattaataaaaacataagTGGTGAATTAACATTAGATTGGATATTcctaaaaaatagtaaattggATATTAATATTTGTGAAAAAGTGTAGTTTATATGAAACgtatgaaagaaaagaaaaaagagtaaATGGAATAAAGAAAAGGAAGGTAAAGGAATGGTCTTATCCAGTGTCTGAGAGATGGCACTGTTTTCTCTGCAAAACAACCTCTTTCCATTGCCAATGCTAAATATTACTTTCTCAACCAAGACCCTTCCCTCTGTCACTACTCGTCGAACCACGATCTTCGGTTCCACCCTCCTTCTTCTCAATTTCGCCAATTTCAATTCAGCACCACTTGCACTTCCACAGCTTCTGCCAGATGACGAGCTTCAGCAACAAGAAGACCGTGTTGTGCAACTCTTTCAGGTCACCTCAATTTTGCTTACATAGGTTAAATACTCATGTTGTATTTGTTCAGTATAAAAGgtgattactttttttttcttttgttgttttttattaaatatgggAATTGGGATTGTCACAGGATACTTCACTGTCAGTTGTTTTTATTCAAGATATTGAATTGACTAAAGTTCCCAAGTCAGTTTCCAAGGGGGTCGTGCTGAATGAGGATGAAGATGCAAAAGTTGAAGGCACTGGTTCAGGCTTCATTTGGGATAAATTTGGTCACATTGTAAGATAAGTCTAATCAGAATAGGGAATTTGTTCGTCTCACTTGGATTTTATTCTGTTTTTCTCAATTTACTTTGGGAGTAGCTTTTGTTTGAAGTTTTTTAAGATAGTTACCGAAAGGACAAATTTTTACTTGCAAAATGGTGCTTTTAATTCAATGAAGATTGAAATATGGAAAACTATTTCATTGACTTTGAAATTCCTTTGATAATTTATCAACGTAATTGGACAGTGAATAACACATGTATGCATGGTTTGACACGATATCTTGATGAATAATAAGGAATTGTATACTCACGCATTCTATAGATATTGTCTTGGATTCTGGTTACCGATTGTTCAAACTAGTGATGTGTGTTTTTGCTGGTTGACAGGTTACCAATTACCATGTTGTTTCTAAACTGGCTACTGATACAAGTGGTTTACAACGTTGTAAGGTTTTCCCTTTCTGCTCTTAATTccattatatttttaatcagaGAAGAATGATTATATTTTTTCCCACATTTTCCACCGTTTTAGTCTACTAGCATTTCTCTGGGTAGCAATAGTATTGCACATTCCTACTGCTGTCTACAGGTGTTCCTAGTTGATGCCAAAGGGAATAGCTTTTACAGGGAAGGCAAGATAATTGGTTTTGATCCAGCGTACGACCTTGCTGTTCTGAAGGTATACGTTCCAAtcctcttccttttttttcttcattttattcCTTTTCAGAACATATAGTTCTTTGCCACTACTGTGGCTTTTGTAGTCAAGTTCGGCAAGCTGCCTTACTAAGCACATAATTTATCTTAATTATATGGTCATTTGTGACCATCATAATGGGAAAGCCTAAATCTTCCAGCCCAAATTTTGTTTTGAGCATGGTGATATAGTGTAGCAAAATTATCGTAGGCATCAATTTTCCTTCTAAGATTCTAAAAAGTATCAAACAACTTT
Proteins encoded in this region:
- the LOC137832388 gene encoding protease Do-like 5, chloroplastic isoform X1 is translated as MALFSLQNNLFPLPMLNITFSTKTLPSVTTRRTTIFGSTLLLLNFANFNSAPLALPQLLPDDELQQQEDRVVQLFQDTSLSVVFIQDIELTKVPKSVSKGVVLNEDEDAKVEGTGSGFIWDKFGHIVTNYHVVSKLATDTSGLQRCKVFLVDAKGNSFYREGKIIGFDPAYDLAVLKVDVDGCEIKPANLGQSNNLRVGQSCFAIGNPYGYENTLTTGVVSGLGREIPSPNGGAIRGAIQTDAAINAGNSGGPLINSYGRVIGVNTATFTKKGSGMSSGVNFAIPIDTVVRTVPYLIVYGTPYSNRF
- the LOC137832388 gene encoding protease Do-like 5, chloroplastic isoform X2, translated to MALFSLQNNLFPLPMLNITFSTKTLPSVTTRRTTIFGSTLLLLNFANFNSAPLALPQLLPDDELQQQEDRVVQLFQDTSLSVVFIQDIELTKVPKSVSKGVVLNEDEDAKVEGTGSGFIWDKFGHIVTNYHVVSKLATDTSGLQRCKVFLVDAKGNSFYREGKIIGFDPAYDLAVLKVVSGLGREIPSPNGGAIRGAIQTDAAINAGNSGGPLINSYGRVIGVNTATFTKKGSGMSSGVNFAIPIDTVVRTVPYLIVYGTPYSNRF